A portion of the Acidihalobacter yilgarnensis genome contains these proteins:
- a CDS encoding diiron oxygenase, with amino-acid sequence MHSLMVAQASALTEQLNRSSNPYRDPLSRIDWQSLDLDHWWLPEAAVSLHGIPAYDHLPEAQRKRLSQYEFINFIEKALWLEGIFMERISRALADSLGQPSETLYRLHELREEAGHSLMFMELIQRSGLPIDPAAFKRPRLATWVGRHAPYRSAAFWIAVLIGEQVPDHMNRMIRKHRAQISDTIYEIITLHAIDEARHIVHARATLEYCLPIAGRLAPIYLPLLNHVFRQFVEAFYFPAPALYQLAGLDQPARWAQRAHANTARITFVDECVASTLRQLAGKNLPISWR; translated from the coding sequence ATGCACTCACTCATGGTTGCGCAAGCCAGCGCTCTTACAGAACAGCTCAATCGCAGCAGCAACCCCTATCGGGATCCGCTGAGTCGCATCGACTGGCAATCCCTGGACCTCGATCACTGGTGGTTGCCAGAAGCCGCCGTTAGCCTTCATGGCATCCCAGCCTACGATCACCTGCCTGAAGCACAGCGTAAACGTCTCTCGCAGTATGAATTCATCAACTTCATCGAGAAGGCCCTTTGGCTGGAGGGCATCTTCATGGAGAGGATCAGCCGCGCATTGGCAGATTCACTCGGCCAGCCATCAGAAACCCTTTACCGCCTGCATGAGTTACGCGAGGAAGCGGGCCACAGCCTCATGTTTATGGAGTTGATCCAACGCAGTGGATTGCCCATTGATCCGGCCGCCTTCAAGCGGCCACGACTGGCAACCTGGGTTGGCCGCCACGCGCCCTACCGTTCGGCCGCCTTCTGGATCGCGGTGCTGATCGGAGAACAGGTTCCAGATCACATGAACCGTATGATCCGCAAGCACCGCGCCCAGATTTCAGACACCATCTACGAAATCATCACCCTCCATGCAATCGATGAAGCACGCCACATCGTGCATGCCAGAGCAACCCTGGAGTATTGCCTGCCCATAGCCGGCCGCTTGGCCCCGATTTATCTGCCTCTTCTGAATCACGTTTTTCGCCAATTTGTCGAGGCCTTCTACTTCCCCGCTCCCGCGCTGTATCAACTTGCAGGCTTGGATCAGCCGGCACGCTGGGCACAGCGTGCCCACGCTAACACCGCGCGCATCACCTTTGTTGACGAATGCGTGGCCAGCACGCTACGTCAGCTGGCCGGCAAAAATTTGCCCATCAGCTGGCGCTAG